One region of Microbacterium sufflavum genomic DNA includes:
- a CDS encoding asparagine synthase: MGRTADAIAEGVAIATAAARLAVKNHILIGTIAEGGVFDLDRYVDDAREALRAMAEESEEAAATVTALRKRARGRHSDPVGTHDYRDRDVRNLRRRAKQSTGVAQRLREMMDDRQQLEAIVEEARAAAWADVRHNLDRRLRVEGMRPEQDPDYARMREARMQALRLVDLQALSSAQRAKEKRRKKQEKAAAKGD, from the coding sequence GTGGGACGGACTGCGGATGCCATCGCCGAAGGCGTCGCGATCGCGACGGCCGCCGCGCGCCTCGCCGTGAAGAACCACATCCTCATCGGCACCATCGCAGAGGGCGGCGTGTTCGATCTCGACCGCTACGTCGACGACGCGCGCGAGGCCCTGCGCGCGATGGCCGAGGAGTCGGAGGAGGCGGCGGCCACCGTCACGGCGCTGCGCAAGCGGGCCAGGGGGCGGCACTCCGATCCGGTCGGCACGCACGACTACCGCGACCGCGATGTGCGCAACCTCCGTCGCCGCGCGAAGCAGTCGACCGGGGTGGCCCAGCGGCTGCGGGAGATGATGGACGACCGGCAGCAGCTCGAGGCGATCGTCGAGGAGGCGAGGGCCGCGGCATGGGCCGACGTCCGCCACAACCTCGACCGGCGGCTGCGCGTGGAGGGCATGCGACCGGAGCAGGACCCCGACTACGCGCGGATGCGCGAGGCCCGGATGCAGGCGCTGCGCCTGGTGGACCTGCAGGCGCTGTCGTCGGCGCAGCGGGCGAAGGAGAAGCGCCGCAAGAAGCAGGAGAAGGCGGCGGCGAAGGGCGACTGA
- a CDS encoding SDR family NAD(P)-dependent oxidoreductase → MKHLDLVGSTTVITGAANGMGAEIARLLAPRGVHLALLDHDRAALDALATELAGTTVTTHVVDLRDDDAVFATAAQIAAVHPRITALITCAGSSMLGDLDQLTMEEMRWLTDVNLWGTVSITKALLPSLRAAPAAHITHLASVYALAAPAGRIPYALSKFAVRGFSEALRHELEGTTVSVGAVYPAGVRTGIILHGRYAAAIDPAVAARAAAAQAAMYHTDPADAAARIVRATERRAARTMVGREARLIDALVRLAPTAYWRALRRPLRAAIDTRTPVD, encoded by the coding sequence ATGAAGCATCTCGACCTGGTCGGCAGCACCACCGTCATCACGGGCGCCGCGAACGGCATGGGGGCCGAGATCGCGAGGCTGCTCGCTCCCCGCGGCGTGCACCTGGCCCTCCTCGACCACGACCGTGCCGCGCTCGACGCCCTCGCGACCGAGCTGGCCGGCACCACCGTCACGACGCACGTGGTCGACCTCCGCGACGACGACGCGGTCTTCGCGACCGCCGCGCAGATCGCCGCCGTGCATCCGCGGATCACCGCCCTGATCACGTGCGCCGGCTCGTCCATGCTCGGCGACCTCGACCAGCTGACCATGGAGGAGATGCGCTGGCTGACCGACGTGAACCTCTGGGGCACGGTGTCGATCACCAAGGCCCTGCTGCCGTCGCTCCGTGCCGCGCCGGCCGCCCACATCACGCACCTGGCGAGCGTGTACGCCCTGGCCGCTCCCGCCGGCCGCATCCCGTACGCGCTGAGCAAGTTCGCCGTCCGCGGCTTCTCCGAGGCGCTGCGCCACGAGCTCGAGGGCACGACCGTCTCGGTCGGCGCGGTCTACCCGGCGGGCGTGCGCACCGGCATCATCCTGCACGGGCGGTACGCCGCCGCGATCGACCCCGCGGTCGCCGCCCGCGCCGCCGCCGCGCAGGCCGCGATGTACCACACCGACCCCGCCGACGCGGCTGCGCGCATCGTCCGCGCCACCGAGCGCCGAGCCGCCCGCACGATGGTCGGACGGGAGGCACGACTGATCGACGCGCTCGTGCGGCTCGCCCCGACCGCCTACTGGCGGGCCCTGCGCCGGCCGCTGCGTGCCGCGATCGACACCAGGACCCCGGTCGACTGA
- a CDS encoding LysR family transcriptional regulator has protein sequence MAMNLEQLRGFVEVARLGHFTRASEHLHLAQPSLSRQISTLERELGAELFHRARGHIALTAAGETLLPRAQRMLAEADAIRDEMGELAGLRRGRVRLGAPPTLCISLVAEALSSFHDSYPEVDLHLIEGGSRLLVEQLAVGAVDMALITQSDGPPPAGVSLTRTPLLAEELVVVSSAARPPVARTPAIPLSHLATLPLIAFDESYELRATTDAAFRAADLTPNLVLEGGEMDSVLRFVERGLGVAVVPAMVLFDRPTLRSVRLAHPAMTRTVSLAHRSDVSPAVAVAAMRQVILTTASDVARRDPAITSLLDTD, from the coding sequence ATGGCCATGAACCTCGAGCAACTCCGCGGGTTCGTCGAAGTCGCCCGCCTCGGACACTTCACCCGCGCCTCCGAGCACCTGCACCTGGCCCAACCGTCGCTGAGCCGACAGATCTCCACGCTCGAACGCGAGCTCGGCGCCGAGCTGTTCCACCGCGCCCGTGGCCACATCGCGCTGACGGCGGCCGGGGAGACACTGCTCCCCCGCGCCCAGCGCATGCTCGCCGAAGCCGACGCCATCCGCGACGAGATGGGCGAACTCGCGGGGCTCCGGCGCGGCCGTGTGCGGCTCGGGGCACCGCCCACGCTGTGCATCAGCCTCGTCGCCGAAGCCCTCAGCTCGTTCCACGACTCCTACCCCGAGGTCGACCTGCACCTGATCGAGGGCGGCTCCCGCCTCCTGGTCGAGCAGCTCGCGGTCGGCGCCGTCGACATGGCCCTCATCACCCAGTCCGACGGTCCGCCGCCGGCCGGGGTCAGCCTCACCCGCACACCGTTGCTCGCGGAGGAACTGGTCGTGGTCTCCTCGGCCGCACGCCCGCCGGTCGCCCGCACCCCCGCGATCCCGCTCAGCCACCTGGCGACCCTGCCGCTCATCGCCTTCGACGAGAGCTACGAGCTGCGGGCCACGACCGATGCCGCCTTCCGCGCCGCCGACCTCACCCCGAACCTGGTGCTGGAGGGCGGCGAGATGGACTCCGTGCTGCGCTTCGTCGAACGAGGGCTCGGCGTCGCCGTGGTGCCCGCGATGGTCCTGTTCGACCGGCCGACGCTGCGGTCCGTGCGGCTCGCCCACCCCGCCATGACCCGCACCGTCAGCCTGGCCCACCGGTCCGACGTCAGCCCCGCCGTCGCGGTCGCCGCCATGCGGCAGGTCATCCTGACCACGGCGTCCGACGTCGCCCGCCGCGACCCCGCGATCACGAGCCTGCTCGACACGGACTGA
- a CDS encoding NADPH-dependent F420 reductase yields the protein MTTLGIIGAGNIGSQVARVAVANGYDVVIANSRGPETLADLVAELGPKARAATAEEAAAAADVAVVTVPLHAIDQLPTEQLAGKIVLDTNNYYFERDGHIEALDRGETTTSELLQQQLPTSKIAKAFNHIYASDITTGGTPAGTPDRRALATAGDDAEAVAFVTRFYDQAGFDTVNIGPLSESWRVERDRPAYVTRQNAEELTANLAKANRLP from the coding sequence ATGACTACTCTCGGAATCATCGGTGCAGGCAACATCGGCAGCCAGGTCGCGCGCGTCGCGGTGGCGAACGGCTACGACGTGGTGATCGCGAACTCGCGCGGCCCGGAGACGCTGGCCGACCTCGTCGCGGAGCTGGGGCCGAAGGCGCGGGCGGCGACCGCGGAGGAGGCGGCGGCGGCCGCCGACGTGGCGGTGGTGACCGTGCCGCTGCACGCGATCGACCAGCTGCCGACCGAGCAGCTGGCGGGCAAGATCGTGCTCGACACCAACAACTACTACTTCGAGCGTGACGGTCACATCGAGGCTCTCGACCGGGGCGAGACGACCACGTCCGAGCTGCTGCAGCAGCAGCTGCCGACCTCGAAGATCGCCAAGGCGTTCAACCACATCTACGCGAGCGACATCACGACCGGCGGCACCCCGGCCGGCACCCCGGACCGTCGCGCGCTGGCGACCGCGGGTGACGACGCCGAGGCGGTGGCGTTCGTGACCCGGTTCTACGACCAGGCGGGCTTCGACACCGTGAACATCGGCCCGCTGAGCGAGTCGTGGCGGGTCGAGCGCGACCGTCCCGCGTACGTCACGCGCCAGAACGCCGAGGAGCTGACGGCGAACCTGGCGAAGGCGAACCGCCTGCCCTGA
- a CDS encoding aminotransferase class V-fold PLP-dependent enzyme, whose amino-acid sequence MSASPGVDVIAPLTETEVQRIRGDFPILRAQVNGHPLVYLDSGATSQRPDAVLDAERDYATTMNAAVHRGAHTLAAEATELFEDARAAVARFVGADDDEIVWTSNATEAINLVAYSLSNASLGRGGTAAERLRLREGDEIVTTEMEHHANLIPWQELAARTGATLRVIPLDDDGALRLDVAAELVTERTKLIAFTHVSNVLGVINPVDELVALARGVGALTLLDACQSAPHLPLDVRALGVDFAVLSGHKMLGPTGIGALYGRREVLAAMPPFLTGGSMITTVTTTEAEYLPPPQRFEAGTQRVSQAIALAAAVGYLDEVGMSRIAAHEAAFGRRLVDGLRAIDGVRVLGAGIDLPRVGLASFDVAGIHAHDVGQFLDDLGIAVRVGHHCAQPLHRRLGVTSSTRASTYLYTTEAEVDAVIAGVAGAIDFFRRGA is encoded by the coding sequence ATGAGCGCTTCTCCCGGAGTCGACGTGATCGCACCGCTGACCGAGACCGAGGTGCAGCGGATCCGCGGGGACTTCCCGATCCTGCGCGCGCAGGTGAACGGCCATCCGCTGGTGTACCTCGACTCCGGCGCGACGTCGCAGCGACCGGACGCCGTGCTCGACGCCGAGCGCGACTACGCGACCACGATGAACGCCGCGGTGCACCGGGGTGCGCACACGCTGGCGGCCGAGGCGACCGAGCTGTTCGAGGATGCGCGGGCCGCCGTCGCCCGCTTCGTCGGTGCCGACGACGACGAGATCGTATGGACCTCGAACGCGACCGAGGCGATCAACCTCGTCGCCTACTCCCTCTCGAATGCCTCGCTCGGACGCGGCGGCACGGCCGCGGAGCGCCTGCGCCTCCGCGAGGGAGACGAGATCGTCACCACCGAGATGGAGCACCACGCCAACCTCATCCCGTGGCAGGAGCTCGCGGCGCGCACGGGCGCCACGCTGCGGGTGATCCCGCTCGACGACGACGGCGCCCTCCGGCTCGACGTAGCCGCCGAGCTCGTCACCGAGCGCACGAAACTGATCGCCTTCACGCACGTGTCCAACGTGCTCGGCGTGATCAACCCGGTCGACGAGCTGGTCGCGCTCGCCCGCGGGGTCGGTGCCCTGACGCTCCTCGACGCGTGCCAGTCCGCCCCGCACCTGCCGCTCGACGTGCGGGCGCTGGGCGTGGACTTCGCGGTGCTCTCCGGCCACAAGATGCTGGGGCCGACGGGCATCGGTGCGCTGTACGGCCGGCGCGAGGTGCTGGCCGCGATGCCCCCGTTCCTCACGGGCGGCTCCATGATCACGACCGTCACCACGACCGAGGCCGAGTACCTGCCGCCGCCGCAGCGCTTCGAGGCGGGCACGCAGCGGGTGTCGCAGGCGATCGCGCTCGCCGCGGCGGTCGGCTACCTGGACGAGGTGGGCATGTCGCGCATCGCCGCGCACGAGGCCGCCTTCGGCCGGCGCCTGGTGGACGGGCTCCGCGCGATCGACGGCGTGCGCGTGCTCGGAGCCGGCATCGATCTGCCGCGCGTGGGACTCGCGAGCTTCGACGTGGCGGGCATCCACGCGCACGACGTCGGACAGTTCCTCGACGACCTGGGCATCGCGGTGCGTGTCGGGCACCACTGCGCGCAGCCGCTGCACCGGCGGCTCGGGGTCACGTCGTCGACCAGGGCCAGCACGTACCTGTACACGACCGAGGCCGAGGTCGACGCCGTGATCGCGGGTGTCGCCGGGGCGATCGACTTCTTCCGGAGGGGCGCATGA
- a CDS encoding AraC family transcriptional regulator yields MIGTLNALIDRVEAAPDQELDVAAVARAHGTTEYHLRRMFSALAGMPVSEYVRRRRMTIAAAELVGGAPSLLDVAVRHGYGSVEAFGRAFRAVHGIGPAEARRDGGPLRTQPTLRFRLSVEGSTPMDVTITPRPALQLVGHATQVPLIHRGENPHIQQHIAAIPAEEHARLKRLNDAEPSGILAVTADVEPDAPEGTPLTYLHGVALEETTPVPEDLDVLRLEAGTWAVFAADGPFPQTLQDLWAATATEWFPSNPWRLRPGPSMVRYREFRGDTASCELWLPVEAE; encoded by the coding sequence ATGATCGGCACCCTCAACGCCCTGATCGACCGCGTCGAAGCCGCGCCAGACCAGGAGCTCGACGTCGCGGCCGTCGCGCGTGCGCACGGCACGACCGAGTACCACCTGCGGCGGATGTTCTCCGCCCTCGCGGGCATGCCCGTGTCGGAGTACGTGCGCCGTCGGCGGATGACGATCGCCGCCGCGGAACTGGTCGGCGGTGCGCCGAGCCTGCTCGACGTGGCCGTGCGGCACGGCTACGGCTCGGTCGAGGCGTTCGGCAGGGCGTTCCGCGCCGTGCACGGCATCGGTCCGGCCGAGGCGCGCCGTGACGGGGGTCCTCTCCGTACACAACCCACGCTCCGGTTCCGCCTGAGCGTCGAAGGGAGCACCCCGATGGACGTCACCATCACCCCCCGACCCGCCCTCCAGCTGGTCGGTCATGCCACGCAGGTCCCGCTGATCCACCGCGGCGAGAACCCGCACATCCAGCAGCACATCGCGGCCATCCCGGCGGAGGAGCACGCGCGGCTCAAGCGTCTGAACGACGCGGAGCCCTCGGGCATCCTCGCCGTGACAGCCGACGTGGAGCCGGACGCGCCCGAGGGCACACCGCTCACGTATCTCCACGGCGTCGCGCTGGAGGAGACGACCCCGGTGCCGGAGGATCTCGACGTGCTGCGGCTCGAGGCGGGCACCTGGGCCGTGTTCGCCGCCGACGGCCCGTTCCCGCAGACCCTGCAGGACCTGTGGGCGGCCACCGCGACCGAGTGGTTCCCGTCGAACCCGTGGCGACTGCGCCCCGGTCCGTCGATGGTGCGGTATCGCGAGTTCCGCGGAGACACGGCCTCGTGCGAGCTGTGGCTGCCCGTGGAAGCGGAGTGA
- a CDS encoding DUF1206 domain-containing protein: MSSVKHAARAAKDSTAFRRTARVGFVVLGLIHVVIGAIALSIAVGGSGDADQDGAMERIRDNPIGGLLLLSIAVGLIALAAWQIASAFLAADPAETKKWGRRIKLAGISGSYLVVAVLATIYAVGGRAESEDASRTLSEIVLSAPGGVALLVILGLSVVGVGLGFIGSGITRSFEKLIELPTGAGRAGIVVLGVAGYLGKGVAVAVTGVLFVVAAVTQDPEKAAGLDAALHSLLALPLGGLVLGAVGVGFALYGVFCMARARLARMS, from the coding sequence ATGAGCAGCGTGAAGCATGCGGCGCGCGCGGCGAAGGACTCGACCGCGTTCCGGAGGACCGCCCGTGTCGGCTTCGTCGTGCTGGGGCTCATCCACGTCGTGATCGGCGCGATCGCCCTCAGCATCGCGGTGGGCGGTTCGGGCGACGCCGACCAGGACGGGGCGATGGAGCGCATCCGCGACAACCCCATCGGCGGGTTGCTGCTGCTGTCGATCGCGGTGGGCCTCATCGCGCTCGCCGCCTGGCAGATCGCCAGCGCCTTCCTCGCCGCCGACCCCGCGGAGACGAAGAAGTGGGGCCGCCGTATCAAGCTCGCCGGGATCTCGGGCTCCTATCTCGTGGTCGCGGTCCTCGCGACCATCTACGCGGTGGGCGGTCGTGCTGAGTCGGAGGACGCGTCGCGCACGCTCAGCGAGATCGTGCTGTCGGCGCCCGGTGGCGTGGCGCTGCTGGTGATCCTCGGCTTGTCGGTGGTCGGCGTGGGCCTCGGCTTCATCGGCAGCGGCATCACGCGGTCGTTCGAGAAGCTGATCGAGCTGCCGACCGGCGCGGGGCGCGCGGGCATCGTGGTGCTCGGGGTGGCGGGCTACCTCGGCAAGGGCGTCGCGGTCGCCGTGACGGGGGTGCTTTTCGTGGTCGCCGCGGTCACCCAGGACCCGGAGAAGGCGGCGGGACTGGATGCGGCGCTGCACAGCCTGCTCGCGCTGCCGCTGGGCGGGCTGGTGCTCGGCGCGGTGGGGGTGGGGTTCGCCCTGTACGGCGTGTTCTGCATGGCCAGGGCCCGGCTCGCGCGCATGTCGTAG
- the sufU gene encoding Fe-S cluster assembly sulfur transfer protein SufU, translated as MSDLQSLYQELILDHSRTPHGYGLRDEIPAQSHQLNPTCGDEITLQVHRGDDGTIDAIAWEGHGCAISQASASLLAELAEGLSVPELEVRIAAFRDAMRSRGTIAPDEELLGDAAALGGVSKYVARVKCAMLAWVATEDALTRL; from the coding sequence ATGAGCGACCTGCAGAGCCTGTACCAGGAACTGATCCTCGACCACTCGCGCACGCCGCACGGCTACGGGCTGCGCGACGAGATCCCGGCGCAGTCGCACCAGCTCAACCCGACGTGCGGTGACGAGATCACCCTGCAGGTGCACCGGGGCGACGACGGGACGATCGATGCCATCGCGTGGGAGGGGCACGGGTGCGCGATCTCGCAGGCGTCCGCGTCGCTGCTGGCCGAGCTCGCCGAGGGGCTCAGCGTGCCGGAGCTCGAGGTGCGCATCGCGGCGTTCCGCGACGCCATGCGCTCGCGCGGCACGATCGCCCCCGACGAGGAGCTGCTCGGCGACGCGGCCGCGCTCGGCGGGGTCTCGAAGTACGTCGCGCGCGTGAAGTGCGCGATGCTCGCGTGGGTGGCGACCGAGGACGCGCTGACGCGCCTGTGA
- a CDS encoding L-aspartate oxidase: MTAPERQISTTVLVIGTGGSGLRAAIEVAEHGVDVLAVGKRPRQDAHTSLAAGGINAALGTMDADDSWQQHAADTIKESYLLANPHTVEVVTRGAERGIRDLERWGMDFAREDDGRISQRFFGAHTYRRTAFSGDYTGLEIQRTLVRRAEQLDVPILDNVYITRLLVRDNVVFGAYGFDQADGTRYLIHADAVILAAGGHNRIWRRTSSRRDENTGDSFRLAVDAGARLRDPELVQFHPSGIIEPENAAGTLISEAARGEGGILRNALGERFMERYDPERKELSTRDRVALAAYTEIQEGRGTENGGVWLDVSHLPRETIMTRLPRVYQTMMELQMLDITTDPIEIAPTAHYSMGGVWVRSEDHGTDVEGLYAIGEASSGLHGANRLGGNSLIELLVYGRIVGQAAMAHAAGLDAQRRSAGAVAAARAEIDDLLAAEGRENVRALQRAIRNLMTEYAGVVRSEEGLRAGLADLDLIEGRMEDIGIHPDIAGFQDLAHAFDLKASALAARATLEAARERRETRGCHNRSDYPDTDPTLQVNLVWSPATGVTREEIPPVPAEIAELMRDVDTAGKLVE; the protein is encoded by the coding sequence ATGACTGCACCCGAACGACAGATCTCCACCACGGTCCTCGTGATCGGCACCGGCGGCTCCGGCCTGCGGGCGGCGATCGAGGTCGCCGAACACGGCGTCGACGTGCTCGCCGTGGGCAAACGCCCCCGTCAGGACGCCCACACCTCCCTCGCGGCGGGCGGCATCAACGCGGCCCTCGGCACGATGGACGCCGACGACAGCTGGCAGCAGCACGCCGCCGACACCATCAAGGAGAGCTACCTCCTGGCCAACCCGCACACCGTCGAGGTGGTGACGCGCGGCGCCGAGCGCGGCATCCGCGACCTCGAGCGCTGGGGCATGGACTTCGCCCGCGAGGACGACGGTCGCATCTCCCAGCGGTTCTTCGGCGCGCACACCTACCGTCGCACCGCGTTCTCGGGCGACTACACGGGGCTCGAGATCCAGCGCACCCTGGTCCGCAGGGCCGAGCAGCTCGACGTCCCGATCCTCGACAACGTCTACATCACCCGCCTGCTCGTGCGCGACAACGTCGTGTTCGGCGCGTACGGCTTCGACCAGGCCGACGGCACCCGCTATCTCATCCACGCCGACGCCGTGATCCTCGCGGCCGGAGGCCACAACCGCATCTGGCGGCGCACCTCCTCCCGACGCGACGAGAACACGGGCGACTCCTTCCGGCTCGCCGTCGACGCGGGCGCGCGACTGCGCGATCCCGAGCTCGTGCAGTTCCACCCCTCCGGCATCATCGAGCCGGAGAACGCGGCAGGGACGCTCATCTCGGAGGCGGCGCGCGGCGAGGGCGGCATCCTGCGCAACGCGCTCGGCGAGCGATTCATGGAGCGCTACGACCCCGAGCGGAAGGAGCTCTCCACGCGCGACCGCGTCGCGCTCGCCGCGTACACCGAGATCCAGGAGGGGCGCGGCACCGAGAACGGCGGCGTGTGGCTCGACGTGTCGCACCTGCCGCGCGAGACGATCATGACCCGGCTGCCGCGCGTCTACCAGACGATGATGGAGCTGCAGATGCTCGACATCACGACCGACCCGATCGAGATCGCCCCCACCGCGCACTATTCGATGGGCGGCGTCTGGGTGCGGTCCGAGGACCACGGCACCGATGTCGAGGGCCTCTACGCGATCGGCGAGGCGTCGAGCGGGCTGCACGGTGCGAACCGGCTGGGCGGCAACTCGCTGATCGAGCTGCTCGTGTACGGGCGGATCGTCGGTCAGGCGGCGATGGCGCACGCCGCGGGGCTCGACGCCCAGCGGCGGTCGGCGGGGGCGGTCGCGGCGGCCCGCGCCGAGATCGACGACCTGCTCGCGGCCGAGGGGCGCGAGAACGTGCGCGCCCTGCAGCGCGCGATCCGCAACCTCATGACCGAGTACGCCGGAGTGGTGCGCTCGGAGGAGGGGCTGCGGGCCGGGCTCGCCGATCTCGACCTGATCGAAGGGCGCATGGAGGACATCGGCATCCACCCGGACATCGCCGGGTTCCAGGACCTCGCCCACGCGTTCGATCTGAAGGCCTCCGCGCTCGCCGCCCGTGCCACGCTGGAGGCGGCGCGGGAACGGCGCGAGACGCGTGGCTGCCACAACCGCAGCGACTACCCCGACACCGATCCGACGCTGCAGGTCAACCTGGTGTGGTCGCCCGCGACCGGCGTCACCCGCGAGGAGATCCCGCCCGTCCCCGCCGAGATCGCCGAGCTGATGCGCGACGTCGACACCGCCGGGAAGCTCGTGGAGTAA
- a CDS encoding GntR family transcriptional regulator has translation MAGAMGAGGELESVRVTRILRDDIVLGRRPPGARLVERDIAAELHVSRLPVREAIRTLVAEGVVTARPRSWAVVREFTHDDIRAFAEVREAIETLIFVFAAERHDEVGLARLRHTYEREAAAARDGDAETARRTAAEFHEVAVDLAGNEMLGELIAVFLTRLRWLFGQHDDLVAMAEEHRVILEAVAARDVERLRTLLPAHLASGHAAAERRLFRADVAL, from the coding sequence ATGGCGGGGGCTATGGGGGCGGGCGGCGAGCTCGAGTCGGTCAGGGTCACGAGGATCCTGCGCGACGACATCGTGCTGGGCCGGCGACCCCCCGGCGCCCGGCTCGTGGAACGCGACATCGCGGCCGAGCTGCACGTCTCGCGGCTTCCCGTCCGCGAGGCCATCCGTACCCTGGTCGCGGAGGGCGTCGTGACCGCTCGACCGCGTTCGTGGGCGGTGGTGCGGGAGTTCACGCACGACGACATCCGCGCGTTCGCCGAGGTGCGAGAGGCCATCGAGACCCTCATCTTCGTGTTCGCGGCGGAGCGTCACGACGAGGTCGGCCTCGCCCGGCTGCGTCACACGTATGAGCGGGAGGCGGCGGCGGCCCGAGACGGTGACGCGGAGACCGCGCGCCGCACGGCCGCCGAGTTCCACGAGGTCGCGGTGGACCTGGCCGGGAACGAGATGCTCGGCGAGCTCATCGCGGTGTTCCTCACCCGGCTGCGCTGGCTGTTCGGGCAGCACGACGACCTGGTCGCGATGGCCGAGGAGCACCGGGTGATCCTGGAAGCCGTCGCCGCGCGCGACGTCGAACGGCTGCGCACGCTTCTGCCCGCGCACCTGGCCAGCGGGCATGCGGCCGCCGAGCGGCGGCTGTTCCGCGCCGACGTCGCACTCTGA
- a CDS encoding GyrI-like domain-containing protein: MAAIDPKKTLDSYRARRGEFRVLEVPPLRYLMIDGAGDPNTSPVYAQAVAALFPLAYTLKFASREELGIDTVVMPLEGLWHAADMASFTSRRDKSQWEWTLLLLVGDHVTPDLFARAVDTVEAKSAKKREPLPALRSVRLETLHEGLCVQTLHVGPFDDEAPVLDELHHRFIPEHGLRMTGRHHEVYLSDIRRTDPAKLRTILRQPVARVE; this comes from the coding sequence ATGGCGGCCATCGACCCCAAGAAGACCCTCGACTCCTACCGCGCACGACGCGGAGAGTTCCGCGTGCTCGAGGTGCCGCCGCTGCGGTACCTCATGATCGACGGCGCGGGAGACCCCAACACCTCGCCCGTGTATGCGCAGGCCGTGGCGGCGCTGTTCCCCCTGGCGTACACGCTCAAGTTCGCGAGCCGTGAAGAGCTCGGCATCGACACCGTCGTGATGCCGCTCGAGGGGCTGTGGCACGCGGCCGACATGGCGTCGTTCACGTCGCGCCGGGACAAGTCGCAGTGGGAGTGGACGCTGCTTCTCCTGGTGGGCGACCACGTGACCCCCGACCTCTTCGCGCGGGCGGTCGATACCGTCGAGGCGAAGAGCGCGAAGAAGCGCGAGCCCCTGCCGGCCCTGCGCTCCGTGCGGCTGGAGACCCTGCACGAGGGGCTGTGCGTGCAGACGCTCCACGTCGGCCCCTTCGACGACGAGGCCCCGGTGCTCGATGAGCTGCACCACCGCTTCATCCCGGAGCACGGACTGCGCATGACCGGTCGGCACCACGAGGTGTACCTGAGCGACATCCGCCGCACCGACCCCGCGAAACTCCGCACGATCCTGCGGCAGCCGGTCGCGCGGGTCGAGTGA